The following proteins are co-located in the Sebastes umbrosus isolate fSebUmb1 chromosome 24, fSebUmb1.pri, whole genome shotgun sequence genome:
- the LOC119483534 gene encoding calcitonin gene-related peptide type 1 receptor-like: MDLNCCMYLLVLCVLNKLLVVASSEDDIQEHLNHRGEHPSTRNQIATAQYECFQRMGKESQRKTKTTGPVCNTTWDGWLCWDETEPGPTEQGCPDYFKNFDPQAMASKVCAETGEWGRHPDSNRTWTNFTNCLANTTHHRTAAMTHFYLVMIGHGLSLVSLIISLGIFFHFKSLSCQRITLHKNLFLSFVLNSIITVVWLTTVVKKQGHTYNDSATCKLLMFIHLYLLSCNYFWMLCEGIYLHTLIVVAVFAEKQHLMWYYLLGWGFPLVPAVIHSIARHCYYNDKCWVSSDTSLLYIIHGPICAALVVNLFFLLNIVRVLITKLRVTHQAESSLYMRAVRATLILIPLLGIQFVLLPYKPQDHWVFEIYLYVMEILMHYQGLLVSTIFCFFNGEVQTVLRRNWNQQRMQFAGTFANADFFRSASYVASSLTEVHRCYSIESHTEHMNGKSYSDIFRSDSPFV; the protein is encoded by the exons ATGGATCTAAACTGCTGCATGTATCTGCTGGTCCTGTGCGTCCTCAATAAG CTGCTTGTGGTGGCGAGCTCTGAAGATGACATCCAGGAGCATCTGAACCATCGGGGTGAACATCCGTCGACGCGGAACCAAATCGCCACAGCCCAGTACGAATGTTTCCAGAGGATGGGGAAAGAATCGCAgcgcaaaacaaaaacaacag GGCCAGTGTGCAACACAACGTGGGATGGGTGGCTGTGCTGGGATGAAACTGAACCTGGACCAACGGAGCAGGGCTGTCCGGACTACTTTAAAAATTTTGATCCTCAGG CGATGGCTTCCAAAGTGTGCGCAGAGACAGGCGAGTGGGGGCGTCACCCCGATAGCAACAGGACGTGGACAAACTTCACAAACTGCCTAGCCAACACGACACATCATAGGACA GCAGCGATGACTCACTTCTACTTGGTGATGATTGGTCACGGCCTGTCGCTGGTGTCATTGATCATATCATTAGGAATATTCTTCCATTTTAA GAGTCTGAGCTGCCAGAGGATAACGCTCCACAAAAACCTCTTCCTCTCATTCGTGCTCAACTCCATCATCACCGTTGTCTGGCTCACAACAGTGGTGAAGAAACAGGGACACACGTACAACGATTCT GCGACCTGCAAGCTGCTCATGTTCATCCACCTGTATCTGCTGAGCTGCAACTACTTCTGGATGCTCTGTGAAGGCATCTACCTGCACACTCTCATTGTTGTGGCGGTGTTTGCAGAAAAACAGCATCTCATGTGGTACTATCTGCTGGGCTGGG GTTTTCCACTCGTGCCGGCGGTGATACATTCAATAGCACGCCACTGCTACTACAACGACAA ATGTTGGGTCAGCTCAGATACTTCCTTGCTGTACATCATCCACGGTCCAATCTGCGCCGCATTGGTG GTGAATCTTTTCTTCCTGCTGAACATTGTCCGGGTCCTCATCACCAAGCTGAGGGTGACGCACCAGGCCGAGTCCAGCCTCTACATGAGGGCCGTGAGGGCCACCCTCATCCTCATCCCTCTGCTCGGCATCCAGTTCGTCCTGCTCCCCTACAAGCCCCAGGACCACTGGGTCTTTGAGATCTACCTGTACGTCATGGAAATCCTCATGCACTACCAG GGTCTCTTGGTTTCTACAATATTCTGCTTCTTCAACGGGGAG GTCCAGACCGTCTTGCGGAGAAACTGGAATCAGCAGCGGATGCAGTTTGCCGGCACATTCGCCAACGCCGACTTCTTCCGCTCGGCCTCCTACGTGGCGTCGTCGCTCACAGAGGTCCACCGCTGCTACAGCATCGAAAGCCACACTGAGCACATGAACGGCAAGAGCTACTCAGACATATTCAGATCGGACAGCCCTTTCGTGTGA